The sequence below is a genomic window from Ipomoea triloba cultivar NCNSP0323 chromosome 10, ASM357664v1.
AAGCTGTGAGCATAGGTTACTGGTTTTTGTTCATATATCTGCACTTCAGGTAtcaagtttattattattattattattattattattattattattattattattattattttgggtaCATACACATACATTGATGGGGATGGGGAGCTGATTGGATATGTCATGGCAACACAATACCTAATGCAGGTGAGAAAATGGCACTGAATAGGCCGGGTTATAGCCGGGAGATGATGACATTGTCATATCATACATCATAAAAATGTATACAGGGGCAATTACATGATGCAGCAGAAAGCAACAATTTGACAAGTCAATCAATATCAAAAGTGGGAACTTGATCAAAAGGAGCAGAGAATGCCCTATATGCAGTTCTGTCAGCAAGGCTTCTGTAAGGATCTTCCTCTCTCTTCTTAAGTAAATAGGCCATACTATTTTCAACCTCTGATTTTATCCGCAAGTATAATTCTCTCGCCTTTTCCCTGTCCTTCAACATTTCCCGCTTCCCCTTTGTTGATATAGGCTTTCCAAACAAGTAGTACAAGCGGCCAGGGATCTTGGGCAACAAGCCCGGGAGATACAAAGTTTGGTTGGCAATCTCCCCGGTCTTATCAGCCCTGCAGCAGAAAGACGAAGATTTGGTATGTAGATCACAAGAATTATTGTAGAGAGCTTGGAGGAAACAAGAACAAGTAGTCAGGCAAAGGACAACTACCTTACTGCAAAACCCATTTCCTTAGCTTTTTCATTGTCATTCCTTATCCGGTCATTTAATACAGGGATTTTCATCAGATCATCATAGTCGAGAACTAACTGCAGAAATCACGAGCACATCAAAATATTAAGCTGTGGTTCACTTTACATATCATAAAGACACATAGACAGAAGAGTATCATACTTGTACAATATCATCTTCTCCAACAACACCAAATGGCACAATTGTAGCCCCAAACCTCGCCGCCATTCTTACAAATTCTGGTTGATCTGGCCATATCAACTTGTACTCTTCTCCCTGGTAGTAAAACAAAGCAAGAACTAGaacattttatgaaattttaatagtctTTACTTCCAAATTGCACAATGAGACATGATAATTTGTTTGCTAATCTGCTAAATCGTGAATAAACTGCAATGCTAGAATCTTTCAAGGGATAACTACTTTGAGGGGGTAGGTATCATTTTAGTAGAATGCTTTTGAACATATGTTTCTGTTTCATTAATACAGTTCTTCTTTTCCATCATGAATACCAAACTATATTAAGAAATGAACATTTGAACAGACTAGAAATGTATATAACTGTAATAGGCTTCCCATAATGCAGAGAAGAAGATGAACCGTGCATATATCAagaacaagagagagaaaattcaCCTTTAGATGTAAGGCCTCACGAGCACCCCCGGGATAAAGAAGCACATGCGATTTAGTTTGGAGCAACTTAAAGAGGTTGCTAGGCGAGACAGGTAGTCCCCCGAATAGTCTTATCAAATCCATGAAAGCGTCTTCGTTAGCACCACCATCACCCTCAACTAACTGAGAAAATAGCGTAGGGTGTGCAATACCGCGAACTAATATCTTTTTCACCCTCAAAAACTCTTCAACTAAGGGCACGAGTTCTAACCCCATAAGCATATGATAACCAACTAACAACACTGGGCCTTCGTCAGGAACCCCTGCTATCCCTCTTACTATTCTCCCATCTTCCATTGTGGAGAACATCACTGGACCAGTAAAGTTGCGGTAATtcctaaaattgaaatttcaggTATGGGTATCCATGAAATAATATGAAACATTACTTATGACCCCATAGAATTATTAAGTATAAAACACAACATTTACCAAATCCCTAGCATCATataaactaaaaaggaaatggaaaactggTAAGACAGCAAGAATTATTCTGAAAGAATGACAGTATGGTTGCTTACTTATTGTTATCAATGGCTTTCTTGCATTCTGACCCACTAGGTGGCAGAAAATCCAACACAAAGTCGTGCTTCTTTGAACGACGAAATTTGCCTGTACGTTTTATGATACTTAATAGATTGACATGATCTTCCTGCACAAGTTGAAAAGGCAACAAACTGGGTATTAAAATTTGTTCACCCTCTGAGCTTCGCATAAAGAGTCATGAATGCTAATAGCATAAAATTATAGATTCTTAAATATAATGACTACGATAAGGATTGGATTTCTAAAGAGACTATTTGAATTGATGATAATCCATCCAAGAAACGGATTCTTTTGTGGTGTGTTAAGAGTCccatattgaaaaataagaagaaacaTTTGTGCTGATAAGGCCATGTGTTAGACTAAAagtaattgattggattcaagcTTTTAGTATGGTCTGGCCTGTGTGCACAGCCCAATTGAGTAAACTCAGCTCAATCTTAGATTCTAACATGATATCAGATCTGCCACCAAGCTTATGTTTTAGGGGAGGGTCCAATCCCAAGCTTGTTCGGTCCATTTTTGAGGGTCCAATCCAATTGCAAGTGGTTTACCGGTTAGATTCAAAATGGCAACCATGGGTTTTAGAGTGGTTTGGcctatgtgcattatagcctagTCGAGTGACCTCAACCTAATCTTAGATTCTAAGATAGGGGAACTAAAACAAGGCTATCATTATCAAATCTAGAAAGCATAAACATAACTTAGGGATAATAAGTGTTATAGTAGGACATgggaaaaggaaacaaaataatCATGCAAGAAGCACCATGATATTCAGAAAGACATTAAATAGTGTCACCTACCAGCAAAATGGTATGTCCATTGTTCTTAAAATATCGTACTTTGCAGTTTCTTAATGTCCTTGCTAGCCTCTTGCCTTCATTTGCACTTGGAAGCATGCCGTCTTTTTCACTGTAATAAAATCACAATTTCAGCATATTTTACAATGAAATACTCCATAGTCGTTAGAACAGCATAATCTATGCCTCATATATTCAAAGGAAAATGCAAAGGGAAATAATATACAAACTAATGATATTGGCAACAGACAATGTATGCCTTACATTTGAAGATCAACAAGGTTCAATGTCGAAAAGTATAACatagtatattatttttcagCACGTACAGATTATAATCGAACACCTATCTGCAGTATATGGTTTCAAACACATAACCGAGATGCAAAGATCAATGTGCTTGTTATCTGTTTAACCACTTTCTTATAAAGAGAAATTATGCagtttatatatagaaattatgCAGACATGTTAAAAGCTTAACGGCATGGAATGAATATGGAAATCTTTAAAACTAAACAAGATAGGGTAACTAAAGGCTGCACAACATGGTGGCAGACATGAATTTAGTTTTAAAAGCATCAAATGAATATAGACAACCTTAAACAAAACAACATAGATGCCAGACCTTGCAAGCACAAGCACTTCTGCTGTGACAGCATGTAGACGAGAATTGGCATATGCAGATCCATGTTTAAGCAGCTTCAGCTTCCACATAAGAGTTTCTTTCGGTATGATATCAGCCAAGCCCTAACAAACGAGAAGAAACAGACACCCCTTATTTGTGCATCATCTTAAGCAGTAAGCGGTCAACATAGCACTTCTCCAGATAATTTCACAAATGTTCAACAGAGAGAAAGAACGAATAATAAAGGTTAGAACATATATttcaacaaaatatattaaaagcatATCATTTGAATAAACGCTTCTCATGGAAATGGAAAAACTAAGACGCAGAAAATGTGTACAAACTGCAAGCATGACTCACAGAAAGAAGGGGCAGTAAAGCAGTAAGGTTGCTTGAGAGTTGTTCAAGAACTACGGTAGGAGGAAGTTCAGTATCGATGCCAACCATTGCCATTTTCGTCGGTTCACCTAATGCAACCAAAACACGCAGCTTAAAGAtgtacaaaaagaaagaaaatcactACAAAACCTCATTGAataacataaacatgtcaattggGGGAGAATAGTATCTCCTTAAAACTCAACCATCATAAATTGGCAACTCTTTTGAGCAAAAACCAACCAGTTCATTTTGATCGGGCCAGTTTCAACACCAACCACTATAAtgcccccaattttattttatatttttaacacTGTAAAAACCAACCATCATGAGCTATAACTTTGAATAGGAAGCTGTGGTTcggaaaaacaaaaatatgataAAAGACGAGAAAACATACCCATAACTGAGCTCAGAAGATAAGGGATTGTAAACTGGAGTTCACCAGGCAAAGCTTCTAGGAAAGGAAACAAAGGTTGCAGCTGTGACCTGCCAAATGAAGTTGCTAAAAATAATAGTAGAAAACATCAGAACATAATAAGATTTGGTTTGTACTATAATTACCAAAACTAAAAGTTCATTTTAACCTGGATTAGCTAATATCACGACAAGGTCAATCTTAGGATTACAAGCAGCAACAGCAAGAGCTAAGCATCCTCCAAATGAATCTCCTAGGAGATAAATTGGCTTACTTGGAGACGAAGCATGCTTCATCCTCACAGTTTGTTCCACAAGTTTTATCAACCCTAAAAAACGAAAGTAATAGAACCCGCATTACAATTTCTACTCTTACAGCTGAACATGAAATGTATTAACCTTTTCAGATTACTATGCTCTGAAAGATTTTGATGATTTAGGATTTAGCAAGGTTATTTCAGTGACTGGCGGGAGGGGCGAGACAGTTTTAAGAGCATTATTGTTTTAGAAGGCTCAGCTTTGTCTAAGCTAAATCTaccactaaaaaataaaataatcctaCAGAACGCACTACTCAATGAAAGAAAAGTATCAAGACCTTCAAATGGAGTTCGATCACGCACAGGAATATGCAAGCACCAGAGTTCAAAAACTCTGCAACAGAGAATTTTACAATTGAAATCAGTCAAGCATAAGCAAAATAAGTTCAATTTGTCAAAGGAAAACGAAATTCAATTctgagaaaagagaaaatatgaCATATATATTGTGGGTGGATGGCCATAACTTTCCAATTTGATCTTCTGTTTATGTGAACATGTATAATATCCATGTTATCGATaagtaatattaaatataagacATCTGTAAAATAGTAGAAAAACAGAAGTCAGAGAGTTTCAAAAGAAACTTTCACAACCAAATGTCCCATTTGTGAAGAGACTACAAACTTAGGTTCATTTTGCTTATCAACAAAAATAGCATTTATTCATTAACGTGAAATCAACATTAGTAGTTGCCTGTCTTCCATTTTAAATAAGACATTATGACATACTATAATATAACCAAAAATCCGCAATATGAGTACCAACATTAAGAGATAATGGTTAACCCAAGTAAACTAATAAGACTAGTCTAATTGGAAGCAGTTCAGGTTCTCCTAGTGCTAGACTAACTGCAACTACTATATCATCGAGAACATATCATTACCAACACAGAGACAAGACTTACAACAGCGTATCGggaaaaacacacacacacacacacacggagatatataatttcataaaaaaatatcagAAACATACTTCCCAAGTGCCTTATGGTGCAATGTGAGACCTAATCCAGTTCCATCCGCTCCTGCAAAGACAGAACGCAAATTTTGCTGCTGAAAATTTAGGATGGTAACAAAACTACAGTATGTACTAAACCTAGAACAGTCAACTTGAAAACTTGTGTAATACATGGGGATTTTGAGCATAACAATTGCACCATAAAACAGTACACTGAACTActgaagagaacaaatattgtataaaaatgtaagttctttttttattgtttggtacATGTTTCTCATATTGCAGTCTAAAGACTTACCAGGTAAGAAGAACAGAGCAGGTGAGTCTTTTAAATGAGGACCACAAGAGACTGGAGAAAACCACCTTGGAGGTCCACCATCAGGCTTAATAATCTCTTTGGCTAATTCAAGATAATCCTTCACAGTTTGAGTCCCATATCCATCATCCCAGTAAACCTCCAACTTTTCTTGAGCACCATCCTTGTTcttctccatcttcttctcctccCTAACACCTGACCTCAAATACCCATTTCCCACATCAATTGAAGCCCTACCACTTCTCCCCTTCTCCCCCACAGGTGAAACACCATTTACTCCAACAGAATCAGACAACAAATTTGCCGAATCCCCCCGGCTCGCTATACACTGAATACTAGTTCTAGGTTGCAGCTTATAGTCcaaattcaaagaaaaacaaggTGATATCTTGAAGCTCTGCACAACTAAAGCCATGATTTTTAAAAACCAATCTTTTCAAACTGAAGATTTAGATGGAGAGGATGAACTCTCAAGAATGAAAATGCCAAGATTCAAGCAAGCTCTCAACCAGAGCCTTTCGAAAATGTGCTTTTCTGTCTGAACTAAATTAGTAAGTGAAGgtcctcaccaaaaaaaaaaaaaaaaaaattagtaagtGAAGGCTGCCCAGCACATGGAACTTTTTCTCAAGTGTTTTAAACGACAAAAAAGACAGGTGAAAGTGAAATCCCAGAG
It includes:
- the LOC116031802 gene encoding acyltransferase-like protein At1g54570, chloroplastic — translated: MKDWLFVWIGLACCDWLSLQVGASECFVQSFKISPCFSLNLDYKLQPRTSIQCIASRGDSANLLSDSVGVNGVSPVGEKGRSGRASIDVGNGYLRSGVREEKKMEKNKDGAQEKLEVYWDDGYGTQTVKDYLELAKEIIKPDGGPPRWFSPVSCGPHLKDSPALFFLPGADGTGLGLTLHHKALGKVFELWCLHIPVRDRTPFEGLIKLVEQTVRMKHASSPSKPIYLLGDSFGGCLALAVAACNPKIDLVVILANPATSFGRSQLQPLFPFLEALPGELQFTIPYLLSSVMGEPTKMAMVGIDTELPPTVVLEQLSSNLTALLPLLSGLADIIPKETLMWKLKLLKHGSAYANSRLHAVTAEVLVLASEKDGMLPSANEGKRLARTLRNCKVRYFKNNGHTILLEDHVNLLSIIKRTGKFRRSKKHDFVLDFLPPSGSECKKAIDNNKNYRNFTGPVMFSTMEDGRIVRGIAGVPDEGPVLLVGYHMLMGLELVPLVEEFLRVKKILVRGIAHPTLFSQLVEGDGGANEDAFMDLIRLFGGLPVSPSNLFKLLQTKSHVLLYPGGAREALHLKGEEYKLIWPDQPEFVRMAARFGATIVPFGVVGEDDIVQLVLDYDDLMKIPVLNDRIRNDNEKAKEMGFAVRADKTGEIANQTLYLPGLLPKIPGRLYYLFGKPISTKGKREMLKDREKARELYLRIKSEVENSMAYLLKKREEDPYRSLADRTAYRAFSAPFDQVPTFDID